A region of the Agrobacterium sp. RAC06 genome:
GCCATGCCGGATGGCGGAACAGTCCGTATTGAAGCGCGGGGCGAGGTAAACACGGTCACCATCGCAGTCATCGACGAAGGTGTCGGTATGTCGCCCGAAGTCCTCGACCAAGCGTTGGAACCCTACTTCACCACGAGGTCGAAAACCGGAGGGTCCGGCCTCGGGCTCGCCATGGTCTACGGGTTCGTCCGCCAGTCTGGTGGTGAAGTCAGAATCACCTCTCGTTTGGGGGAAGGCACACGCGTCGAGCTTTGTTTCCTTCCGTCGAAGTCCGATGCAACGCCGTGGCAGGCTGAACACGAGCGGGTCCAAGCTACCCAATGAGGGCCCTTGGCCCTGACCATTCAACCGAGCATCACAGAAACCTGGATAACCAAAAGCGGAAATAATTGCCGCTCTTCCGGCATGTTGGCATCGGCCCAAGCCACAGCACAAAGATGGCTTCCACGGTCGCTCTTGGCGAAAAAGGCGACGCCTTCTCAACTTGCGCAATCCTGGCTACTGTTCTTCAGGCCACTCCTCGTGCTTAAAACGGGTCTCGCAAAATCGGCTGGAGACCCTCTAGAACGCTAGCTCTGGCGCGCCCAAAACGGCAACAGCGCTAGTACTTCAAAAAGGGCGTTCGCTCACGTTGGTCAAATGGGCCCGAACCTCTGTTCCTGAGAAAGGGATTCGTGGTTGAGAACCGTAGCTTCGGCTCGCCGGCTGAACACTGCGCCTACACCGATCAGAACAGGTTCGTCGACGCCGATTGTCCGCATGGCATCTGCTAGGCGTCCAAGAGAGCCCGCCCAGCGACGTTCTTGCGGGCGGCTGACTGAGGAGACAATGACGACAGGCGTTTCAGACGTCATGCCGTTGTCCCTCAGGCGCTGTTCGATCTGTCCAGCCCTGCGTCCCCCCATATAGAAGATCGAAGTCTGGTTCGGCCTGGCGAGTGAGCCCCAGTCGATGGTTCCAGGCAGTTCGTTGTGCCGGGAATGGCCGGTGACGAAACGGACCTGCTGGGCGTAATCACGGTGGGTGAGCGACGTCTTGAGCGACGCTGCCATGGCCGAGGCTGCGGTGATGCCCGGCACAACATCCACGGCAATTCCCTCGCTCTCCAGCCGTGCGATCTCTTCTCCTGCGCGACCGAAGATCATCGGATCACCCGATTTCAGCCGAACCACCCGTTTGCCTGATTTCGCGAAGCGCACCATCATGTCGTTGATGTCATCCTGACGGCAGCTCTCTCGACCGCCCCTCTTGCCGACGAGGAAACGTTTCGCCTCGCGTCTGGCCAGTTCCAGAACCTCCGGCGAGACGAGATCGTCGAACAGGATGACATCGGCTGCCTGCAGCGCCCGCATGGCTTTCAGCGTCAGAAGCTCAGGATCTCCTGGACCAGCGCCGACCAAGGTCACAAAACCGGCGCGCGGCTCAGTTGCGATCTGCTCCGCCGTGGCGAGCAGATCGTCGGCGATCCCTTCCCTGGGCGGTTCGTTGGTCGAAAGGCTCCGGGCAACGAAGCGTTCCCAGAAAAGACGCCTTGGCCCGCCCGGTGCCAGACGGCGATTGATTGCTTCTCTCAACGACTGAGCAAGGCTTGCCCATTGCTTCAAAGATGGAGGGAGCAGTGT
Encoded here:
- the cysG gene encoding siroheme synthase CysG, with the protein product MRRNPLPPSDGQERISALAKLPVFWNLAGKRAVIAGGSDGAAWKAELLQACGAAVELYCETDYLGETMTALIERTSLIHHAHPWHCGIFTGASLALADCETEDEARAFFCAARAAGVPVNVIDKPAFCQFQFGSIVNRSPVIVSISTDGAAPILAQAIRQRIETLLPPSLKQWASLAQSLREAINRRLAPGGPRRLFWERFVARSLSTNEPPREGIADDLLATAEQIATEPRAGFVTLVGAGPGDPELLTLKAMRALQAADVILFDDLVSPEVLELARREAKRFLVGKRGGRESCRQDDINDMMVRFAKSGKRVVRLKSGDPMIFGRAGEEIARLESEGIAVDVVPGITAASAMAASLKTSLTHRDYAQQVRFVTGHSRHNELPGTIDWGSLARPNQTSIFYMGGRRAGQIEQRLRDNGMTSETPVVIVSSVSRPQERRWAGSLGRLADAMRTIGVDEPVLIGVGAVFSRRAEATVLNHESLSQEQRFGPI